A genome region from Nocardia sp. NBC_00565 includes the following:
- a CDS encoding FAD binding domain-containing protein: protein MDFLRPDTWAEALELKAANPEAKPIQGGTDVMVELNFDHGRPAALLDLNRCRDLFDYSTEADGRIRIGAGVPYVRIINRLGHQLPGLAQAARTVGSPQIRNRGTVGGNLGGASPAGDAHPALLAADAVIEVESAARGTRLIPIDDFYVWVKKNALEPDELIRAIWIEPASGPQYFSKVGTRNAMVIAVCAFSIALHPDTRTVGTGIGSAGPTPLRARPAEEFLAAALNWDDPAPLSFEVVREFGELASASAKPIDDVRGTAEYRKHALTVLARRTLSWAWTDYLAERRRAA from the coding sequence ATGGATTTCCTACGACCCGATACCTGGGCGGAGGCGCTCGAGCTGAAGGCCGCCAACCCGGAGGCCAAGCCCATTCAGGGCGGCACCGACGTGATGGTCGAACTCAACTTCGACCACGGCCGTCCGGCGGCACTGCTCGACCTCAACCGCTGTCGCGACCTGTTCGATTACTCGACCGAGGCCGACGGCCGCATCCGGATCGGCGCGGGCGTCCCGTACGTGCGCATCATCAACCGGCTCGGCCACCAGCTGCCCGGTCTGGCCCAGGCCGCACGCACCGTCGGCTCCCCGCAGATCCGCAACCGCGGCACCGTGGGCGGCAATCTCGGTGGCGCGTCGCCGGCCGGTGACGCCCATCCCGCGCTGCTGGCGGCCGATGCGGTGATCGAGGTGGAGTCCGCCGCGCGCGGCACCCGCCTCATCCCGATCGACGATTTCTACGTCTGGGTGAAGAAGAACGCCCTGGAGCCCGACGAGTTGATCCGCGCCATCTGGATCGAGCCGGCCAGCGGACCGCAGTACTTCTCCAAGGTCGGTACCCGCAACGCCATGGTGATCGCGGTCTGCGCGTTCTCCATCGCGCTGCACCCCGATACCCGCACCGTCGGCACCGGTATCGGTTCCGCCGGACCGACGCCGCTGCGGGCGCGGCCCGCCGAGGAGTTCCTGGCCGCTGCCCTCAACTGGGATGACCCGGCTCCGCTGTCGTTCGAGGTCGTCCGCGAATTCGGCGAGCTCGCCTCCGCGTCCGCCAAGCCGATCGACGACGTCCGCGGCACCGCGGAATATCGCAAACATGCCCTGACGGTGCTGGCCCGCCGCACCCTGTCCTGGGCCTGGACGGACTACCTAGCAGAAAGAAGGAGGGCAGCCTGA
- a CDS encoding 8-oxoguanine deaminase: protein MEGGGRETGGHKTVIENAYIAPVVGDEIASGYVVIADGRIESLGAGPAPSVPGAERIDGTGCLVTPGLVNTHHHLYQWASQGLFQDSTLFEWLTGLYRTWARMDADVVYGAAAAGLGWLALTGCTTSSDHHYIFPKGRGDLFEAEVRAAGEIGLRFHPCRGSMDRGQKDGGLPPDEVVESRDEILAHTAEVIDKYHDPSFDSMLRVAVAPCSPFSVSEGLMVDSATLARAKGVRLHTHLAETLDEEEHCIEQMGCTPVEYMDKLGWLGADVWFAHAVHLHDADIRRFAETGSGSAHCPSSNARLGAGIARISDLVAAGAPVGLGVDGAASSELTSMAGEMRQAMLFQRAVNGPTAFTARQALEIGTLGGARNLGRHNEIGSIEPGKLADLALWRVDGFRSAIEDPVCSLVFGPTPPLARLLVGGRTVVANDELRTVAQDVVGRAGVAARKRLMRQEA from the coding sequence ATGGAGGGCGGTGGCCGGGAGACGGGTGGGCACAAGACTGTCATCGAGAACGCGTACATCGCGCCGGTCGTCGGTGACGAGATCGCGTCCGGATACGTCGTCATCGCCGATGGCCGCATCGAATCCCTCGGCGCGGGTCCCGCCCCGAGCGTGCCGGGCGCCGAAAGGATCGATGGCACCGGCTGTTTGGTCACCCCGGGTCTGGTCAACACCCACCACCACCTGTACCAGTGGGCGAGCCAGGGCCTGTTCCAGGACTCGACCCTGTTCGAATGGCTGACCGGCCTCTACCGCACCTGGGCCCGCATGGACGCCGACGTCGTCTACGGCGCGGCCGCCGCGGGTCTGGGCTGGCTGGCGCTGACCGGCTGCACCACCAGCAGTGACCACCACTACATCTTCCCGAAGGGTCGCGGCGACCTGTTCGAGGCCGAGGTGCGCGCGGCCGGCGAAATCGGCCTGCGCTTCCACCCGTGCCGCGGCTCGATGGACCGCGGTCAGAAGGACGGCGGACTGCCGCCGGACGAGGTGGTCGAGAGCCGCGACGAAATCCTCGCCCACACCGCCGAAGTCATCGACAAATATCACGATCCGTCGTTCGATTCGATGCTGCGCGTCGCCGTCGCACCGTGCTCGCCGTTCTCGGTGAGCGAGGGGCTGATGGTCGACTCCGCCACCCTGGCACGCGCCAAAGGCGTTCGGCTGCATACCCATCTCGCCGAAACGCTCGACGAGGAAGAGCACTGCATCGAGCAGATGGGCTGCACGCCGGTCGAATACATGGACAAGCTCGGCTGGCTCGGTGCCGATGTCTGGTTCGCGCACGCCGTGCACCTGCACGACGCCGATATCCGGCGCTTCGCCGAAACCGGCAGCGGCTCCGCGCATTGCCCCAGCTCCAATGCCCGGCTCGGTGCGGGTATCGCCCGGATCAGCGATCTGGTGGCCGCCGGTGCGCCGGTCGGCCTCGGCGTGGACGGTGCGGCATCGAGCGAATTGACCTCGATGGCCGGCGAAATGCGTCAGGCCATGCTGTTCCAGCGCGCGGTCAACGGTCCGACCGCGTTCACCGCGCGCCAGGCGCTCGAGATCGGCACCCTCGGCGGCGCCCGTAATCTCGGCCGCCACAACGAGATCGGCAGTATCGAACCCGGCAAGCTCGCGGACCTGGCCCTCTGGCGGGTCGACGGTTTCCGCTCGGCGATCGAAGATCCGGTCTGCTCCTTGGTTTTCGGACCGACACCGCCGCTGGCTCGGCTGCTCGTCGGCGGACGCACCGTCGTGGCGAACGACGAATTACGCACCGTCGCACAGGATGTGGTCGGCCGGGCGGGTGTCGCGGCCCGGAAACGGCTGATGCGACAGGAGGCATGA
- the pucL gene encoding factor-independent urate hydroxylase yields the protein MSIKLGPNRYGKAENRVVRVTKTGGVHEIRDLNVGVALSGDMDEVHLTGDNAAVLPTDTQKNTVFAFAKEYGITSPEAFGLLLARHFVDSQPTIDHARVSLEEYAWERIVVGPGDQQHSFVRSGQQTRTARVHYDGENAWVVSGLAGLVVLNSTGSEFHGYIKDKYTTLQEAYDRVLATEVNAEWRFAGEPGDWDKAYREVRGALLEAFAQTYSYSLQQTLYAMGDRVLSAVPEVCEVRLSLPNKHHFVVDLSGFGLENDNEVFFAADRPYGLIEGTVLSEDAPAPGPAWE from the coding sequence ATGTCGATCAAGCTCGGGCCGAATAGATACGGCAAAGCGGAGAACCGGGTCGTCCGGGTGACGAAAACCGGTGGCGTCCACGAGATCCGGGATCTGAATGTCGGTGTGGCGCTATCCGGTGACATGGACGAGGTCCACCTGACCGGTGACAATGCGGCGGTCCTGCCGACCGACACGCAGAAGAACACCGTCTTCGCCTTCGCCAAGGAATACGGCATCACCTCGCCAGAGGCGTTCGGACTGCTGCTGGCACGGCATTTCGTCGATTCCCAGCCGACCATCGACCACGCGCGGGTCTCGCTCGAGGAGTACGCCTGGGAGCGCATCGTGGTCGGACCCGGCGATCAGCAGCACTCGTTCGTGCGGTCGGGTCAGCAGACCCGCACCGCGCGGGTGCACTACGACGGCGAAAACGCCTGGGTGGTCTCAGGTTTGGCGGGCCTGGTGGTGCTGAACTCCACCGGCTCGGAATTCCACGGCTATATCAAGGACAAGTACACGACATTGCAGGAGGCCTACGACCGCGTGCTGGCGACCGAGGTCAATGCGGAGTGGCGTTTCGCGGGTGAGCCGGGCGACTGGGACAAGGCCTACCGCGAGGTGCGCGGCGCACTGCTCGAGGCGTTCGCGCAGACCTACAGCTACTCGCTGCAGCAGACCCTCTACGCCATGGGCGACAGGGTGCTCAGCGCGGTTCCCGAGGTGTGCGAGGTCCGGCTGTCGCTGCCGAACAAGCACCACTTCGTCGTTGATCTGTCCGGTTTCGGACTGGAGAACGACAACGAGGTCTTCTTCGCCGCCGACCGTCCCTACGGCCTGATCGAAGGCACCGTCCTCAGCGAGGACGCCCCCGCGCCCGGACCCGCCTGGGAGTGA
- a CDS encoding (2Fe-2S)-binding protein — translation MRVTFDVNGSQETVDDVWEGESLLYMLRERMGLPGSKNACEQGECGSCTVYLDGTPVCSCLVAAGQVQDRSVRTVEGLAKGAQLDPMQEAFVEAGAVQCGFCTPGLIVQAHDLIERNPDPSDVEIREALAGNLCRCTGYEKILDAVRLAAARKAGK, via the coding sequence ATGCGTGTGACCTTCGACGTCAACGGCTCGCAAGAGACCGTCGACGATGTGTGGGAGGGCGAGAGCCTCCTTTATATGCTCCGCGAGCGGATGGGCCTGCCCGGCTCCAAGAATGCCTGCGAGCAAGGCGAATGCGGTTCTTGCACAGTGTATTTGGACGGTACCCCGGTCTGCTCCTGCCTCGTGGCCGCTGGCCAGGTGCAGGATCGCTCGGTCCGGACCGTCGAGGGCCTGGCCAAGGGCGCGCAGCTCGATCCGATGCAGGAGGCGTTCGTCGAGGCCGGTGCGGTCCAATGTGGCTTCTGCACACCGGGTCTCATCGTGCAGGCGCACGACCTGATCGAACGCAATCCCGATCCCTCGGATGTGGAGATCCGCGAGGCGCTCGCCGGAAACCTCTGCCGTTGTACGGGATACGAGAAGATCCTCGACGCGGTGCGTCTGGCCGCGGCACGCAAGGCGGGCAAATGA